In Pygocentrus nattereri isolate fPygNat1 chromosome 30, fPygNat1.pri, whole genome shotgun sequence, the following proteins share a genomic window:
- the eif3d gene encoding eukaryotic translation initiation factor 3 subunit D has protein sequence MAKFLAPVIQDNPSGWGPCAVPEKFKDMPYQPFSKGDRLGKVADWTGATYQDKRYTNKYSSQFGGGSQYAYFHEEDEASFQLVDTAKTQKTAYQRNRMRFAQRNLRRDKDRRNLTQFSMQTLPKSAKQKERDRIRLQKKFQKQFGVRQKWDQKSQAQLKPRDSSVEVRSDWEVKEEMDFPRLMKMRYMDVADPLDIECCGALEYYDKAFDRVTTRNEKPLKSIKRIFHTVTTTDDPVIRKLAKTQGNVFATDAILATLMCCTRSVNSWDIIVQRVGNKLFFDKRDNSDFDLLTVSETANEPPQDEGNSLNSPRNLAMEATYINHNFSQQCLRMGGERHKFPNPNPFVEEDMDKSEVASVAYRYRRWKLGEDIDLIVRCEHDGVMTGANGELSFINVKALNEWDSRYCNGVDWRQKLDSQRGAVLATELKNNSYKLARWTCCALLAGSEYLKLGYVSRYHVKDSARHVILGTQQFKPNEFASQINLSMENAWGILRCVIDICRKLDEGKYLILKDPNKQVIRIYSLPDGTFSSDEDEDEEEDDEDEDDEDEEN, from the exons ATGGCAAAGTTCCTGGCCCCAGTGATTCAGGATAACCCCTCAGGATGGGGTCCCTGTGCTGTGCCTGAAAAGTTTAAGGACATGCCCTATCAGCCCTTTAGTAAAGGAGATCGGCTGGGCAAG GTGGCAGATTGGACTGGAGCAACCTACCAGGATAAGAGATACACAA ACAAGTACTCATCTCAGTTTGGAGGCGGCAGTCAGTATGCTTATTTCCACGAAGAGGATGAAGCAAGTTTCCAACTGGTGGACACAGCCAAAACCCAGAAAACGGCCTACCAAAGGAACCGCATGCGTTTTGCTCAG AGGAACTTGCGGCGGGATAAGGACCGCAGGAACCTGACACAGTTCAGCATGCAGACTCTCCCGAAGAGTGccaaacagaaggagagagatcgCATTCGCCTGCAGAAGAAGTTCCAGAAGCAGTTTGGAGTCCGTCAGAAGTGGGACCAGAAATCACAG GCCCAGCTGAAGCCCAGGGACTCATCTGTGGAGGTGCGCAGTGACTGGGAAGTGAAGGAGGAGATGGACTTCCCCAGACTCATGAAGATGAGATACATGGATGTGGCAGACCCTTTAGATAT TGAATGCTGTGGTGCTCTTGAGTATTACGATAAAGCATTTGATCGCGTCACCACCCGCAACGAGAAACCGCTGAAGAGCATTAAAAGGATCTTCCACACGGTCACCACCACTGACGATCCAGTCATCCGCAAG TTGGCTAAGACTCAGGGTAATGTCTTTGCCACTGATGCTATTCTGGCTACGCTGATGTGTTGCACACGCTCAGTGAACTCCTGGGACATCATCGTGCAGCGTGTCGGAAACAAGCTCTTCTTTGACAAGAGAGACAATTCAGACTTTG ATCTGTTGACTGTCAGCGAGACTGCGAACGAACCTCCTCAGGACGAGGGAAACTCCTTAAACTCCCCCCGGAACCTGGCCATGGAGGCCACATACATCAACCATAACTTCAGCCAGCAGTGCCTGCGCATG GGAGGAGAGAGGCACAAGTTCCCCAACCCAAACCCATTTGTGGAGGAAGATATGGATAAGAGTGAGGTTGCCTCTGTAGCCTACAG GTACCGACGGTGGAAGCTTGGGGAGGATATTGATTTGATTGTGCGCTGTGAACATGACGGCGTTATGACTGGAGCGAACGGAGAGCTGTCCTTTATCAACGTTAAAGCACTCAATGAATGGGACTCACGG TATTGTAATGGAGTGGACTGGCGTCAGAAGCTGGACTCTCAGAGGGGTGCTGTGTTGGCCACAGAGCTGAAGAATAACAGTTACAAACTGGCCCGCTGGACCTGCTGTGCCCTTTTGGCTGGCTCTGAGTACCTGAAACTGGG TTATGTGTCCCGCTACCATGTGAAAGACTCTGCACGTCATGTGATCCTGGGCACGCAGCAGTTCAAGCCCAACGAATTTGCCAGCCAGATCAACCTGAGTATGGAGAACGCCTGGGGCATTTTGCGCTGTGTTATAGACATCTGCCGCAAACTGGACGAGGGCAAGTACCTCATTCTCAAAGACCCCAACAAG CAAGTGATCCGCATCTACAGTCTCCCAGACGGAACCTTCAGCTCTGACGAAGATGAAGACGAAGAAGAGGACGAcgaagatgaagatgatgaag ACGAAGAGAACTGA